The sequence TTAAACCAATTTGAAAAGGTTAATCAAGTAACGGTAAAAGTAATTAAACCGAATCCGCCTATTAAGGGGCATTATCAATCGGTCGCAGTAGAAATTGTTAGGGGTCGTGTTTAAGATGAATCAAGCGTATATTTCGTTAGGTTCAAATATTGGTAATCGATCCAATTATTTAAAGGAAGCCTTAGAAGCTTTAGCTACTACATACCCAATAGAGTTGGTAAATGTATCCTCCATTTATGAAACGGTCCCAGTAGGGTATACGGAACAGGATTTGTTTTTAAACATGGTAGCCCAGTTAAAGACAGAGTTATCAGCGTTTGAACTTTTAGATGCCTGTTTAGATACCGAGAAAAAGCTAGGTAGAAAAAGGGAAATCCATTGGGGGCCCCGAACAATAGACCTTGACATTTTATTGTTTAATGAAGAAAATATTAAAACTGAGAAACTTGTTATTCCTCATCCCCGTATGTTTGAACGATCATTTGTTGTTATTCCATTACTGGAGATCAGTCCGGATACGATCATTCCATCGCAGAATAAGCCATTAAGTAAGATCGTCGATGAGTTAACTGATAAAGAAGGGGTTCAAATATGGAAAGAGAAAAATGGGGAAGACGTATTCGCGCTTTTCGAAAACTAAAGGGATTTACTCAGGAAAGTTTTGCAAGAGAGCTGGGTGTCTCGGTTTCGATGTTAGGTGAAATAGAAAGAGGAAATCGACTGCCTACGTTTGCGTTGATCGAAAAAATGTCCAGCTTACTTGGGATCAGTATAGATGAATTAAGGCCAATCTAGAAATACGAGCGGTTAAATGGAGGATGGATATATGCTAAAAATAGGCAATATTGAAATGAAAAATCCTGTCGTATTAGCTCCAATGGCAGGAGTTTGTAATGCTGCTTTCCGTTTAACGGTTAAAGAGTTTGGGGCCGGTCTTGTTTGTGCGGAAATGGTAAGTGATAAAGGAATTTTATATAAGAACGAAAAGACATTGAATATGTTGTTTATAGATGAGCGAGAAAAGCCGTTAAGCCTGCAAATCTTCGGCGGAGAAAAAGAAACATTAGTTGAAGCGGCTAAATTTGTAGATAAAAATACAAATGCAGATATTATTGATATCAATATGGGGTGTCCTGTACCGAAAATTACAAAGGTTGATGCAGGGGCTAAGTGGCTTTTAGATCCTAATAAAATTTACGAAATGGTTTCTGCTGTTGTAGATGCAGTCGAGAAACCTGTAACAGTCAAAATGAGAATGGGTTGGGATGAAAACCATATCTATGCTATTCAAAATGCACTAGCAGTTGAGCGGGCAGGTGGAAAAGCGGTTGCTCTTCATGGACGTACACGGGTACAAATGTATGAAGGGACATCAAACTGGGATATCATCCGTGAAGTAAAACAATCTGTGAACATCCCGATTATTGGCAATGGGGATGTTGCTACACCTCAAGATGCTAAAAGGATGCTTGAGGAAACTGGTTGTGATGGGGTTATGATCGGTCGGGCTGCATTAGGAAATCCATGGATGATTTATCGTACTGTTAAATATTTAGAAACAGGTGAATTAATGGGTGAGCCATCCTCCCAGGAAAAAATTGATGTCTGCATGCTTCACCTTGATCGTCTTATTGATTTAAAAAATGAAAAAGTCGCCGTAAGGGAAATGCGAAAACATGCAGCATGGTATTTAAAAGGAATTAAAGGAAGTGGCCGTATTCGAAATGCAATTAATGAGTGCGATACAAGAGACGGGCTCGCTTCCCTGTTATATGGATTAGTTGAGAATGTTGAGGAAGTAGAAACCCAAACTCAGGTTGGTTAATAAGGGAAAACTGTCAGATGGTGATCTGGCAGTTTTTGTTTATATCTCGGAATTGAGTTAAAATACTAGTTAAAGTGGCCTTTCATCGTTAAATTTAAGATTAAAACTTTTATGATTGCTATACTTTGTGTAAAATGATAAAGTATGCAATTTGAACTGATTGATTTATTAGCTTACATATAAAAGAATTGATTATAGGAGATGAACGAAATGAGTCATGAAGAAATAAATGACCAAATGCAGGTTAGGAGGGAAAAACTAAACGATTTACGTGAAAGAGGACTTGATCCATTCGGTAAACGATTTGAACGCTCTCACCTCGCAACAGAAATTGTTGAAAAATACGGAGAGGTAGAAAAAGAAGAGTTAGATAATCAAAATGTTGAAGTTACCATTGCGGGTCGTGTAATGACAAAACGCGGTAAAGGGAAAGCAGGTTTTGCTCATATTCAGGACTTAAGTGGACAAATACAAATATATGTTCGCCAAGACGCAGTAGGTTCTGAGCAATATGAAATCTTTAATCTTGTTGATCTAGGAGATATCGTTGGAATAACTGGACAAGTTTTTAAAACAAAAGTCGGGGAATTATCAGTTAAAGCTACAAGCTTTACTATTCTGACGAAATCACTGCGCCCATTGCCAGAAAAGTTCCACGGCTTAAAAGATGTAGAACAAAGATATCGCCAACGCTATTTAGATTTAATTATGAGTCAAGATAGTAAACAAACGTTTATTACAAGAAGTCAAATTATCCGTTCAATGCGTAACTATTTAGATAGCAATGGTTACCTAGAAGTAGAAACCCCAATGATGCATTCCATTGCTGGCGGAGCAGCAGCTCGACCATTTATCACCCATCATAATGCTCTGGATATGGAGTTATATATGCGAATTGCCATTGAACTCCATTTAAAACGACTAATTGTTGGCGGAATTGAAAAGGTTTATGAAATCGGCCGTGTATTTCGTAATGAAGGGGTCTCAACTAGACATAATCCGGAATTTACGATGATTGAACTTTATGAGGCTTATGCAGATTATCAGGACATTATGTCATTGACTGAAAATTTAATAGCCCATGTCGCCCAAGAAGTATTAGGAACGACCACCGTTCAATACGGTGAGTATGAAGTAGACTTAAAACCTCAATGGAAACGACTGCATATGGTTGACGCTATTAAAGAATATACCGGTGTTGATTTCTGGGGAGTTACGACTACTGAAGAAGCGAGAAAACTTGCTAATGAAAATGGAATCGAAATTAAAGATGCTATGGAATATGGTCATATTGTCAATGAATTCTTTGAACAAAGAGTAGAAGAAAAGTTGATTCAGCCGACATTTATCTTTGGGCATCCAGTTGAAATTTCACCTCTTGCAAAGAAAAATCCAGAAGATCCACGTTTTACGGACCGTTTTGAATTATTCATTGTTGCACGAGAGCATGCAAATGCATTTACTGAGTTAAATGATCCAATTGATCAACGTGAACGTTTTGAAGCTCAGTTAAAAGAGCGTGAACTAGGAAATGATGAAGCCCATGAAATGGATGAAGACTTTGTTGAGGCGCTTGAATATGGAATGCCTCCTACAGGTGGACTTGGAATTGGAATTGATCGTTTAGTTATGTTACTTACAAATTCACCTTCTATCCGTGATGTCTTGCTATTTCCATTGATGCGACATAAATAATGCTCCAACCTCTTTTCCGAAATACCGATTCGTGTATTTTAGGAAAGGAGGTTTTTTATAAAAATGCTTGCATTTTAAATGGCATGGTGATAGATTAATAAACATCGCTCTTAAAAAAGAAAAAATACTTTTCTAAAAAAGTAAAAAAGTTTGACACTAATTGGGTGATATGGTAATATGATGAAGTCGTAAGCAAGATAACATGATTTAATTGCTCTTTGAAAACTAAACAAACAAAACGTCAACGTTAATTCTAGTTACTATATGTAACAATAAAAGAACTTCGGTTTAGAGCGCCACAACCTGTGGCAACATCGAAGTCAGCACATTATTGTGCAAATGAGCTATCAAACACTTTATTGGAGAGTTTGATCCTGGCTCAGGACGAACGCTGGCGGCGTGCCTAATACATGCAAGTCGAGCGAACTAGCGGGAGCTTGCTCCCAAAAGTTAGCGGCGGACGGGTGAGTAACACGTGGGCAACCTGCCTGTAAGACTGGGATAACTTCGGGAAACCGGAGCTAATACCGGATAATTCTTATCAACTCATGTTGATAAGCTAAAAGACGGCGTAAGCTGTCACTTACAGATGGGCCCGCGGCGCATTAGCTAGTTGGTGAGGTAATGGCTCACCAAGGCAACGATGCGTAGCCGACCTGAGAGGGTGATCGGCCACACTGGGACTGAGACACGGCCCAGACTCCTACGGGAGGCAGCAGTAGGGAATCTTCCGCAATGGACGAAAGTCTGACGGAGCAACGCCGCGTGAGTGATGAAGGTTTTCGGATCGTAAAACTCTGTTGTTAGGGAAGAACAAGTACGAGAGTAACTGCTCGTACCTTGACGGTACCTAACCAGAAAGCCACGGCTAACTACGTGCCAGCAGCCGCGGTAATACGTAGGTGGCAAGCGTTGTCCGGAATTATTGGGCGTAAAGCGCGCGCAGGCGGTCGTTTAAGTCTGATGTGAAAGCCCACGGCTCAACCGTGGAGGGTCATTGGAAACTGGGGGACTTGAGTGCAGGAGAGAAGAGTGGAATTCCACGTGTAGCGGTGAAATGCGTAGAGATGTGGAGGAACACCAGTGGCGAAGGCGACTCTTTGGCCTGTAACTGACGCTGAGGCGCGAAAGCGTGGGGAGCAAACAGGATTAGATACCCTGGTAGTCCACGCCGTAAACGATGAGTGCTAAGTGTTAGAGGGTTTCCGCCCTTTAGTGCTGCAGCAAACGCATTAAGCACTCCGCCTGGGGAGTACGGCCGCAAGGCTGAAACTCAAAGGAATTGACGGGGACCCGCACAAGCGGTGGAGCATGTGGTTTAATTCGAAGCAACGCGAAGAACCTTACCAGGTCTTGACATCCTCTGACAATCCTAGAGATAGGACCTTCCCCTTCGGGGGACAGAGTGACAGGTGGTGCATGGTTGTCGTCAGCTCGTGTCGTGAGATGTTGGGTTAAGTCCCGCAACGAGCGCAACCCTTGTCCTTAGTTGCCAGCATTCAGTTGGGCACTCTAAGGAGACTGCCGGTGACAAACCGGAGGAAGGTGGGGATGACGTCAAATCATCATGCCCCTTATGACCTGGGCTACACACGTGCTACAATGGATGGTACAAAGGGCTGCGAGACCGCGAGGTTTAGCCAATCCCATAAAACCATTCTCAGTTCGGATTGTAGGCTGCAACTCGCCTACATGAAGCCGGAATCGCTAGTAATCGCGGATCAGAATGCCGCGGTGAATACGTTCCCGGGTCTTGTACACACCGCCCGTCACACCACGAGAGTTTGTAACACCCGAAGTCGGTGGGGTAACCGCAAGGAGCCAGCCGCCTAAGGTGGGACAGATGATTGGGGTGAAGTCGTAACAAGGTAGCCGTATCGGAAGGTGCGGCTGGATCACCTCCTTTCTAAGGATATTTACGGAACATCTCCTTTGGAGATGAAGTTGACGATTTTGTTTGTTTAGTTTTGAGGGAGCAATACCTCAAAATTAGATTGTTCTTTGAAAACTAGATAATGTAATGAAGAACCAAGAAATTACCGAGTAATCGCCATATTAGAATTTCTCTTTTTTTATTAGGAGAAAAAACCGGAGTGAAAATAGAAGCGAGAAGGTCGAGGAAGCGACCGAACGAGCACCGGAGCGTACTCTTTTAGTACGTGGGGAGCGGAGTGACGGAGCTGACGAAGAGATTCGAAGCTTTTATTTTTGCGACTTGGTTAAGTTAGAAAGGGCGCACGGTGGATGCCTTGGCACTAGGAGCCGATGAAGGACGGGACTAACACCGATATGCTTCGGGGAGCTGTAAGTAAGCTTTGATCCGGAGATTTCCGAATGGGGAAACCCACCATCCGTAATGGGATGGTATCTTTACCTGAATCCATAGGGTATTGAAGGCAGACCCGGGGAACTGAAACATCTAAGTACCCGGAGGAAGAGAAAGCAATTGCGATTCCCTGAGTAGCGGCGAGCGAAACGGGAACAGCCCAAACCAAGAGGCTTGCCTCTTGGGGTTGTAGGACACTCTACATGGAGTTACAAAGGAACGGGGTAAACGAACAGGTCTGGAAAGGCCGGTCATAGAAGGTAAAAACCCTGTAGTTGAAACTTCGTTCCCTCCTGAGTGGATCCTGAGTACGGCGGGACACGTGAAATCCCGTCGGAAGCTGGGAGGACCATCTCCCAAGGCTAAATACTCCCTAGTGACCGATAGTGAACCAGTACCGTGAGGGAAAGGTGAAAAGCACCCCGGAAGGGGAGTGAAATAGTTCCTGAAACCGTGTGCCTACAAGTAGTCAAAGCCCTTTAACGGGTGATGGCGTGCCTTTTGTAGAATGAACCGGCGAGTTACGATTACATGCAAGGTTAAGTTGATAAGACGAAGCCGCAGCGAAAGCGAGTCTGAATAGGGCGATTTTAGTATGTGGTTGTAGACCCGAAACCAGGTGATCTACCCATGTCCAGGTTGAAGTCCAGGTAACACTGGATGGAGGACCGAACCCACGTACGTTGAAAAGTGCGGGGATGAGGTGTGGGTAGCGGAGAAATTCCAATCGAACTTGGAGATAGCTGGTTCTCTCCGAAATAGCTTTAGGGCTAGCCTCATGTGTAAGAATCTTGGAGGTAGAGCACTGTTTGGACTAGGGGCCCCCATCGGGTTACCGAATTCAGACAAACTCCGAATGCCAAAGATTTATCCATGGGAGTCAGACTGCGAGTGATAAGATCCGTAGTCAAGAGGGAAACAGCCCAGACCACCAGCTAAGGTCCCAAAGTATACGTTAAGTGGAAAAGGATGTGGAGTTGCTTAGACAACCAGGATGTTGGCTTAGAAGCAGCCACCATTTAAAGAGTGCGTAATAGCTCACTGGTCGAGTGACTCTGCGCCGAAAATGTACCGGGGCTAAACGTATCACCGAAGCTGTGGATGGATACCTTATGGTATCCGTGGTAGGAGAGCGTTCTAAGGGCGTTGAAGCAAGACCGGAAGGACTTGTGGAGCGCTTAGAAGTGAGAATGCCGGTATGAGTAGCGAAAGATGAGTGAGAATCTCATCCACCGATTGACTAAGGTTTCCTGAGGAAGGCTCGTCCGCTCAGGGTTAGTCGGGACCTAAGCCGAGGCTGAAAAGCGTAGGCGATGGACAACAGGTTGATATTCCTGTACCACCAAAATCCGTTTGAGTGATGGGGGGACGCAGGAGGATAGGGTAAGCGCGCTGCTGGATTAGCGCGTCCAAGCAGTTAGGCTGCAGGTGAGGAAAATCCCATCTGCGTGAAGGCTGAGCTGTGATGGCGAGGGAAATATAGTACCGAAGTTCTTGATTCCACACTGCCAAGAAAAGCCTCTAGCGAGGATTAGGTGCCCGTACCGCAAACCGACACAGGTAGTCAAGGAGAGAATCCTAAGGTGAGCGAGAGAACTCTCGTTAAGGAACTCGGCAAAATGACCCCGTAACTTCGGGAGAAGGGGTGCTTTTTAGGGTGTTAAAGCCCGGAAAAGCCGCAGTGAATAGGCCCAGGCGACTGTTTAGCAAAAACACAGGTCTCTGCAAAGCCGCAAGGCGAAGTATAGGGGCTGACGCCTGCCCGGTGCTGGAAGGTTAAGAGGAGAGGTTAGCGTAAGCGAAGCTTTGAATTGAAGCCCCAGTAAACGGCGGCCGTAACTATAACGGTCCTAAGGTAGCGAAATTCCTTGTCGGGTAAGTTCCGACCCGCACGAAAGGCGTAACGATCTGGGCACTGTCTCAACGAGAGACTCGGTGAAATTATAGTACCTGTGAAGATGCAGGTTACCCGCGACAGGACGGAAAGACCCCGTGGAGCTTTACTGTAGCCTGATATTGAATTTTGGTACAGCTTGTACAGGATAGGTAGGAGCCTTGGAAGCCGGAGCGCCAGCTTCGGTGGAGGCATCGGTGGGATACTACCCTGGCTGTATTGAAATTCTAACCCGCACCCGTGATCCGGGTGGGAGACAGTGTCAGGTGGGCAGTTTGACTGGGGCGGTCGCCTCCTAAAGAGTAACGGAGGCGCCCAAAGGTTCCCTCAGAATGGTTGGAAATCATTCGTAGAGTGTAAAGGCACAAGGGAGCTTGACTGCGAGACCTACAAGTCGAGCAGGGACGAAAGTCGGGCTTAGTGATCCGGTGGTTCCGCATGGAAGGGCCATCGCTCAACGGATAAAAGCTACCCCGGGGATAACAGGCTTATCTCCCCCAAGAGTCCACATCGACGGGGAGGTTTGGCACCTCGATGTCGGCTCATCGCATCCTGGGGCTGTAGTCGGTCCCAAGGGTTGGGCTGTTCGCCCATTAAAGCGGTACGCGAGCTGGGTTCAGAACGTCGTGAGACAGTTCGGTCCCTATCCGTCGTGGGCGTAGGAAATTTGAGAGGAGCTGTCCTTAGTACGAGAGGACCGGGATGGACGCACCGCTGGTGTACCAGTTGTTCTGCCAAGGGCATCGCTGGGTAGCTATGTGCGGAAGGGATAAGTGCTGAAAGCATCTAAGCATGAAGCCCCCCTCGAGATGAGATTTCCCATAGTGTTAAACTAGTAAGACCCCTGAAAGATGATCAGGTTGATAGGTTTGAGGTGGAAGCGTGGTGACACGTGGAGCTGACAAATACTAATCGGTCGAGGACTTAACCACAATTGAAAGAACACAGGCCAAATACGCTACATCCTGTAGCAACGCCTGCGTGACCCACATCCTGTGGGCCTTATATTGGCATAATTACTCATAATTTCTTTCTTCAACATTATCTAGTTTTGAGAGAACAATCTCTCAATTAAATAGTTTGGTGGCTATGGCGAGAAGGTCACACCCGTTCCCATCCCGAACACGGAAGTTAAGCTTCTCAGCGCCGATGGTAGTTGGGGTTTTACCCCTGTGAGAGTAGGACGTCGCCAAGCTTTTTAATTATTGGAGGATTAGCTCAGCTGGGAGAGCATCTGCCTTACAAGCAGAGGGTCGGCGGTTCGAGCCCGTCATCCTCCACCATATGCCGGCCTAGCTCAATTGGTAGAGCAACTGACTTGTAATCAGTAGGTTGGGGGTTCGAGTCCTCTGGCCGGCACTGTTATTCTCTTTTTTTTTAAAAAGCGGTCAAAATATGTTCAATAATTCACTATTTTCACCTAAAAATAAACGAGCCATTAGCTCGGTTGGTAGAGGATCGCACTCGATTCAAAGAATCTGCGATCTGCAACAAAAGCTACAAGCTTTTGGCGCACAAAAAGTGCTGTCTACCTTTAGGAATGAAATATTAGTAAGAGCCATTAGCTCAGTCGGTAGAGCATCTGACTTTTAATCAGAGGGTCGCAGGTTCGAATCCTGCATGGCTCACCATTTATGCGGGTGTGGCGGAATTGGCAGACGCACTAGAC is a genomic window of Niallia sp. XMNu-256 containing:
- the dusB gene encoding tRNA dihydrouridine synthase DusB, whose translation is MLKIGNIEMKNPVVLAPMAGVCNAAFRLTVKEFGAGLVCAEMVSDKGILYKNEKTLNMLFIDEREKPLSLQIFGGEKETLVEAAKFVDKNTNADIIDINMGCPVPKITKVDAGAKWLLDPNKIYEMVSAVVDAVEKPVTVKMRMGWDENHIYAIQNALAVERAGGKAVALHGRTRVQMYEGTSNWDIIREVKQSVNIPIIGNGDVATPQDAKRMLEETGCDGVMIGRAALGNPWMIYRTVKYLETGELMGEPSSQEKIDVCMLHLDRLIDLKNEKVAVREMRKHAAWYLKGIKGSGRIRNAINECDTRDGLASLLYGLVENVEEVETQTQVG
- the lysS gene encoding lysine--tRNA ligase, which encodes MSHEEINDQMQVRREKLNDLRERGLDPFGKRFERSHLATEIVEKYGEVEKEELDNQNVEVTIAGRVMTKRGKGKAGFAHIQDLSGQIQIYVRQDAVGSEQYEIFNLVDLGDIVGITGQVFKTKVGELSVKATSFTILTKSLRPLPEKFHGLKDVEQRYRQRYLDLIMSQDSKQTFITRSQIIRSMRNYLDSNGYLEVETPMMHSIAGGAAARPFITHHNALDMELYMRIAIELHLKRLIVGGIEKVYEIGRVFRNEGVSTRHNPEFTMIELYEAYADYQDIMSLTENLIAHVAQEVLGTTTVQYGEYEVDLKPQWKRLHMVDAIKEYTGVDFWGVTTTEEARKLANENGIEIKDAMEYGHIVNEFFEQRVEEKLIQPTFIFGHPVEISPLAKKNPEDPRFTDRFELFIVAREHANAFTELNDPIDQRERFEAQLKERELGNDEAHEMDEDFVEALEYGMPPTGGLGIGIDRLVMLLTNSPSIRDVLLFPLMRHK
- a CDS encoding helix-turn-helix transcriptional regulator; the encoded protein is MEREKWGRRIRAFRKLKGFTQESFARELGVSVSMLGEIERGNRLPTFALIEKMSSLLGISIDELRPI
- the folK gene encoding 2-amino-4-hydroxy-6-hydroxymethyldihydropteridine diphosphokinase is translated as MNQAYISLGSNIGNRSNYLKEALEALATTYPIELVNVSSIYETVPVGYTEQDLFLNMVAQLKTELSAFELLDACLDTEKKLGRKREIHWGPRTIDLDILLFNEENIKTEKLVIPHPRMFERSFVVIPLLEISPDTIIPSQNKPLSKIVDELTDKEGVQIWKEKNGEDVFALFEN